A genomic segment from Eriocheir sinensis breed Jianghai 21 chromosome 46, ASM2467909v1, whole genome shotgun sequence encodes:
- the LOC126981132 gene encoding mediator of RNA polymerase II transcription subunit 4-like encodes MASISTKEKLLSLIDDTELISKELLENSIAPKQQRLSPADLSQLIELLIHKDSELKETIKLANDQARIASIMDTVQAEVDRHDQMILQLEKQLYDAHHMLSMALYQARQKMQSILRANKRPVNSEELIKYAHRISSTHSVSAPDTWQQGDPRRPYPIDLEMRAGFLGQNGHALHTHSHLADSLARGHHAEPTSSGLGGTFSWQPTGDLQVHVGNHTSVVVEKKEQEDVEVMSTDSSSSSSSDSQ; translated from the exons ATGGCGTCCATCAGCACCAAGGAGAAGCTGCTTTCCCTCATCGACGACACGGAGCTCATATCCAA GGAGCTCCTCGAGAACAGCATCGCCCCCAAGCAGCAGCGTCTTTCCCCAGCCGACCTGTCACAGCTCATTGAACTCCTCATACACAAAGACAGTGAGCTCAAGGAAACCATTAAG CTGGCCAACGACCAAGCCAGGATAGCCAGCATCATGGACACGGTGCAGGCCGAGGTGGACCGCCACGACCAGATGATCCTGCAGCTGGAGAAGCAGCTCTATGATGCCCATCACATGCTG TCCATGGCGCTCTATCAGGCCCGGCAGAAAATGCAGAGCATCCTGCGTGCCAACAAACGTCCCGTCAACAGCGAGGAGCTCATCAAGTACGCTCACCGCATCTCCTCCACACACTCTGTCTCAGCGCCAGACACCTGGCAGCAGGGCGACCCCCGCCGGCCCTACCCCATCG ATCTGGAGATGCGCGCTGGATTCCTTGGGCAGAACGGACACGCgctgcacacacactcacacctggcAGACTCCCTGGCCAGAGGACATCATGCAG AGCCAACCTCCTCAGGGCTGGGCGGCACCTTCTCCTGGCAGCCCACGGGGGACCTGCAGGTGCACGTGGGCAACCACACctcggtggtggtggagaagaaggagcaggaggacgtGGAGGTGATGAgcacagactcctcctcctcctcttcctcggacTCTCAGTGA